The Chitinophaga pinensis DSM 2588 region AGCTTTACCCATACCAACAAAGGCCACTGGAACCTATGTAATATTCCGGTACTGCCAATGTCTAATCCAACAGCGCCCTTTAAATCGAAGTTCTCCCATCAGCGGGAAAGTGCGGCGCCTGGTTACTACCAGGTGTACCTGGAAGACTATGACGTGAATGTCAGCCTGACTTCTACCCTGCGCTGCGGATTTCATAAATATGAATATAAAAATGAAACCGACAGACAGATTCTCTTCGACCTCGCTAAATCCAACAACAGGATCTCCGAATGGCATATCGATCAGGCAGGTGATTTCGCCATACAGGGATATCAGCGGGCAGGTGGTAATATTTACTTCTATGCCGTGCTGAATAACAAGATCAGTCAGCTGGAGAAGAACGCAGAAAGCACCCGTGATGGTTATGCCATCGTTCACCTGGCAGATGGCAACAAAGGACCAGTAGAAATGAAAATAGGCTTGTCCTTTGTCAGCACAGAAAATGCGAAACAAAACCTGGAAAAGGAAATAGGGCAGCATTCCTTTGACGATATCCGCCATGAAGCGACTGACAAATGGGAAAAACTGTTGTCTGCAGTAGAAGTTAAAGGTGGTACTGAAAAACAGCGTACCATGTTCTATTCCTGTTTGTACAGATCATTCCTCTGGCCGGCCCTCCGCAGTGATGTCAACGGTGAATTCAGCGATGCCAAAGGCAAAGTAGTGAAAGCAGATTTCAACTATTACACAGAACCTTCTCTCTGGGATACTTATCGTAATAAAGATGTATTGCTGGGATTGATCTCTCCGCAGGTAACACTGGACGTGATCAAATCCATGAAAGATGTAGGCGATAAAACAGGCTTTATTCCGACCTTCTTCCATGGGGACCATGGTACTTCTTCTATTGCCGGCGCTTACCTGAGAGGCATCGATAATTTCGACATAAAAGGCACCTACGCCACCTTACTGAGGAATGCGAATGTGGCCAATGGCGCCAGACCATTCGTAACCGAGTATATCGAAAAAGGATATATCTCCGACCCGGATATCGCAAATCCGCATGTAGAAACCAAAGCAAAAGCAGGTGTGTCTAAAACACTGGAATACTCTTATGACGACTATTCCCTGGCACAGATCGCGAAAAAACTGGGCGATACGGCCAACTACCGTATCCTGATGGCGCGTTCAAAGAACTACAGGAATATGTTTGATCCTTCTACCCGCTTTATGAGAGGCAGACTGGAAAACGGCGAGTGGATCAAAAACTTCAATCCGCAATACCCTTACTATGAATATATGTACAGGGAAGCCAACGCATGGCAGGTCTCCTTCTTTGCACCGCATGATATGCCGGGATTGATTAAACTGTATGGCGGTCCGAAGCCCTTCGAATCAAAACTGGATTCCCTCTTTACCGTACCCTGGAATCCAAACTATATCGCCAGGAACGTAGAAACCATGATCGGACAATACTGTCATGGCAATCAACCCGACCATGAAGCGCCTTTTGCCTATTACTTCATCAACAAACCGGAGAAGTCTCAGAAGATTATCGATACGATCCTGAATAGTTTGTATGGTGTGGGAGATGATGGTATCGCGCTCTGCGGAATGGATGATGCGGGAGAAATGTCAGCATGGTATGTATTCTCTGCTGCCGGTCTGTATACCTTCTCCGCAACAGATCCGGAGTACCTGGTAACAGTACCGCTGTTTGATGAAGTGAAATGGAGAACCAGCACCAATAAGATACTGACGATCACCCACCAGGGTAAAGGCAGAAAGATGACAGCGATTAAAGTAAATGGTAAACCGATTAAAGGATACTTTGTACCACATGACCTGTTCAAAAAT contains the following coding sequences:
- a CDS encoding GH92 family glycosyl hydrolase; this translates as MTKRTGFLLLTLLLARTDGWSQSAPPKYTQYVNTFIGTAPLTDPKILGYKLPDGWRSWAGLTFPGSSLPNAMVQLSPMTEYGSGAGYEYEDNIIYSFTHTNKGHWNLCNIPVLPMSNPTAPFKSKFSHQRESAAPGYYQVYLEDYDVNVSLTSTLRCGFHKYEYKNETDRQILFDLAKSNNRISEWHIDQAGDFAIQGYQRAGGNIYFYAVLNNKISQLEKNAESTRDGYAIVHLADGNKGPVEMKIGLSFVSTENAKQNLEKEIGQHSFDDIRHEATDKWEKLLSAVEVKGGTEKQRTMFYSCLYRSFLWPALRSDVNGEFSDAKGKVVKADFNYYTEPSLWDTYRNKDVLLGLISPQVTLDVIKSMKDVGDKTGFIPTFFHGDHGTSSIAGAYLRGIDNFDIKGTYATLLRNANVANGARPFVTEYIEKGYISDPDIANPHVETKAKAGVSKTLEYSYDDYSLAQIAKKLGDTANYRILMARSKNYRNMFDPSTRFMRGRLENGEWIKNFNPQYPYYEYMYREANAWQVSFFAPHDMPGLIKLYGGPKPFESKLDSLFTVPWNPNYIARNVETMIGQYCHGNQPDHEAPFAYYFINKPEKSQKIIDTILNSLYGVGDDGIALCGMDDAGEMSAWYVFSAAGLYTFSATDPEYLVTVPLFDEVKWRTSTNKILTITHQGKGRKMTAIKVNGKPIKGYFVPHDLFKNGGKIEVVTK